The following are encoded in a window of Pseudomonas sp. St316 genomic DNA:
- a CDS encoding AAA family ATPase produces MKILAIRLKNLASLAGPFEIDFTAEPLASAGLFAITGPTGAGKSTLLDALCLALFGAVPRLNNTGRDAKVPDVDGEIATGDPRTLLRRGTGDGYAEVDFRGIDGRRYRARWEANRAREKAGGKLQASRQSLRDLDNDQLLASQKGEYKTQLEAALGLNFEQFTRAVLLAQSEFSAFLKADDNDRSELLEKLTDTALYTRLGRRAFDKAKQAKDSHRQLQDQANGVTPLAPEARAELDQRFNDAQQQLKAQQAQLKQLEQQHTWLRDLGLLQDEHASAAEQLQQAQADWNALADERLKLVRLEQLAPQRHQFIRQAELSRQLDPLAGQIQQLTQQQLERHEQQAELEKSLGATQLALAAARQHSSDSAPLLRQAFEEQSTLARLARDASQGAERQQQAQQACTEGQRTLDTLLEQQRQVAERLQRIAGALEQSTHLAPLSDAWNAYRDRLQQLMLIGNRLNQGQAELATLEQGATRAAEALATCRQDLEVLYKEADAEPEAVAEQIQLLGTLLQDNRKQLRAVEDLTRLWASQQELDKRGAELEQRQQRGLQERDRLVREGGEAKAELTIAEQTLTVTRELLERQRLARSESVEQLRAQLHDEQPCPVCGSVEHPYHQPEALLENLGRFDETEEANARKAVELLNEKVIDLRAQYSGVIAQLKELKQQQEQLASQQQGLAPSLEAHPLSAQLLAQDANKRDAWLTQHNSQLNLRISQDEQRQTALLTLQQDAVRMSQRLREAEAASQQASQHLDHQQQALARDRQRLDEELSHFSALLPAETLQALRSEPAATFLQLDQQIAQRLEQLEQQRDELGEQLQRQQTLEKEQDRQQTRLQQLEAARLQFSTLSEQQQACQEKLTQLLGEHTSAEQWQQQLDQRLEQTREAEATANQQLQQLRNDLVQLAAELKARQEQAQSLDHERQTLAAGIAQWRTAHPELDDAALEALLDLDDHHVSQLRQRLLNSEKAIEQARVLLTEREQRLHNHQAQHNGNLAPEQLAQALTELQGQFAASEQHCAELRAEQAEDQRRQNANQALAQQIDQAYTEYQRWARLDALIGSATGDRFRKLAQAYNLDLLVHHANAQLRQLVRRYRLKRGGSMLGLLVMDTEMGDELRSVHSLSGGETFLVSLALALGLASMTSSTLKIESLFIDEGFGSLDPESLQLAMDALDGLQAQGRKVAVISHVQEMHERIPVQIQVRRQGNGLSTVEVK; encoded by the coding sequence ATGAAGATCCTCGCGATCCGCCTCAAGAACCTGGCGTCCCTGGCCGGGCCGTTTGAAATCGATTTCACCGCCGAACCCTTGGCCAGCGCGGGCCTGTTCGCCATTACCGGCCCCACCGGCGCCGGCAAGAGCACGCTGCTCGACGCCTTGTGCCTGGCGCTGTTCGGCGCCGTGCCGCGCCTCAATAACACCGGACGCGACGCCAAGGTGCCGGACGTCGATGGCGAGATTGCCACGGGCGATCCGCGCACGTTGTTGCGCCGTGGCACCGGCGATGGCTATGCCGAAGTGGATTTTCGCGGCATCGACGGACGCCGCTATCGGGCCCGCTGGGAAGCCAATCGCGCCCGGGAAAAAGCCGGCGGCAAGTTGCAAGCCAGCCGCCAGAGCCTGCGGGACCTGGACAACGATCAACTGCTGGCGAGCCAGAAAGGCGAGTACAAGACCCAGCTCGAAGCGGCCCTGGGCCTGAACTTCGAACAGTTCACCCGTGCCGTGCTGCTGGCCCAGAGCGAGTTCAGCGCGTTCCTCAAGGCCGATGACAACGATCGCAGCGAACTGTTGGAAAAACTTACCGACACCGCGCTGTATACCCGCCTCGGTCGCCGAGCCTTCGACAAGGCCAAGCAAGCCAAGGACAGCCACCGGCAACTGCAAGACCAGGCCAACGGTGTCACGCCGCTGGCCCCCGAGGCCCGGGCCGAGCTGGACCAGCGTTTCAACGACGCCCAGCAACAACTCAAGGCCCAACAGGCGCAACTCAAGCAACTGGAGCAGCAACACACCTGGCTGCGCGACCTGGGCCTATTGCAGGATGAACACGCCAGCGCCGCCGAACAGTTGCAGCAGGCCCAGGCCGATTGGAACGCCCTGGCCGACGAACGCCTGAAACTGGTCCGCCTGGAACAACTGGCGCCCCAACGCCATCAGTTCATCCGTCAGGCCGAATTGAGCCGACAGCTCGATCCCTTGGCCGGGCAGATCCAGCAGCTCACCCAGCAACAGCTCGAACGCCATGAGCAACAGGCCGAACTGGAAAAAAGCCTGGGCGCCACGCAACTGGCGCTGGCTGCGGCCCGACAACACAGCAGCGACAGCGCGCCATTGCTGCGCCAGGCCTTTGAAGAGCAAAGCACCCTGGCCCGCCTCGCCAGGGATGCCAGCCAGGGCGCCGAGCGCCAACAACAGGCGCAACAGGCCTGCACCGAAGGCCAGCGCACCCTCGACACCTTGCTCGAACAGCAAAGGCAGGTGGCCGAGCGCTTGCAGCGCATCGCCGGCGCACTGGAACAAAGCACACACCTGGCCCCGCTGAGCGATGCCTGGAACGCCTATCGCGATCGCCTCCAACAACTGATGCTGATCGGCAATCGCCTGAACCAGGGCCAGGCCGAACTCGCCACGCTGGAACAAGGCGCCACCCGCGCCGCCGAAGCACTGGCCACCTGCCGGCAAGACCTCGAAGTGCTCTACAAGGAAGCCGACGCCGAGCCCGAGGCAGTGGCCGAACAGATCCAGTTGCTCGGCACCCTGCTGCAAGACAACCGCAAGCAATTGCGTGCTGTCGAAGACCTGACCCGACTGTGGGCCAGTCAGCAAGAGCTGGACAAACGTGGCGCCGAGCTTGAACAACGCCAGCAACGAGGGTTGCAGGAACGTGACCGGCTGGTGCGTGAAGGCGGCGAAGCCAAGGCCGAGCTGACCATTGCCGAACAGACCTTGACCGTTACCCGCGAGCTGTTGGAGCGCCAGCGCCTGGCCCGCAGTGAAAGTGTCGAGCAACTGCGCGCACAGTTGCACGATGAACAGCCCTGCCCCGTGTGCGGCAGCGTCGAGCATCCCTATCATCAGCCCGAAGCCCTGCTGGAAAACCTCGGGCGCTTTGATGAAACCGAAGAGGCCAACGCTCGCAAGGCCGTCGAGCTGCTCAATGAAAAAGTCATCGACCTGCGGGCGCAATACAGCGGGGTCATCGCCCAGCTCAAGGAGCTCAAACAGCAGCAGGAACAGCTCGCCAGCCAGCAACAGGGCCTGGCACCCAGCCTTGAAGCGCACCCGTTGTCAGCGCAACTGCTGGCCCAGGATGCAAACAAGCGCGACGCCTGGCTGACCCAGCACAATAGCCAACTGAACCTGCGCATCAGCCAGGATGAGCAACGGCAAACCGCCTTGCTGACCCTGCAGCAGGACGCGGTGCGCATGAGCCAGCGCCTGCGCGAGGCCGAAGCAGCCAGCCAACAGGCATCACAACACCTGGACCACCAGCAGCAAGCGCTGGCCCGCGACCGCCAGCGCCTGGACGAGGAGCTGAGCCACTTCAGCGCCCTGCTACCCGCTGAAACCCTGCAGGCCTTGCGCAGTGAGCCCGCCGCAACCTTCTTGCAGCTCGACCAGCAGATTGCCCAGCGCCTGGAGCAACTGGAACAGCAGCGCGACGAACTGGGCGAACAGCTCCAGCGCCAGCAGACCCTGGAGAAAGAGCAGGACCGCCAGCAGACCCGCCTCCAGCAACTGGAAGCGGCCCGTCTGCAATTCAGCACGCTGAGCGAGCAACAACAAGCCTGCCAGGAAAAACTCACGCAATTGCTCGGCGAGCACACCAGCGCCGAACAGTGGCAGCAACAACTCGACCAGCGCCTGGAACAGACGCGGGAGGCCGAGGCGACGGCCAATCAGCAGTTGCAGCAATTGCGCAACGACCTGGTGCAACTGGCCGCCGAGCTCAAGGCTCGGCAGGAACAGGCTCAATCCCTGGACCACGAACGCCAGACGCTGGCCGCCGGTATCGCGCAATGGCGCACCGCCCATCCGGAGCTGGACGATGCCGCCCTCGAGGCCCTGCTCGACCTGGACGACCACCACGTCAGCCAGTTGCGCCAACGCTTGCTCAACAGCGAAAAAGCCATCGAACAGGCCCGCGTCCTGCTCACCGAACGCGAGCAGCGCCTGCATAACCACCAGGCCCAGCACAACGGCAATCTGGCCCCCGAGCAACTCGCCCAAGCCCTCACCGAACTGCAAGGCCAATTCGCCGCGAGCGAACAGCACTGCGCCGAACTGCGCGCCGAACAGGCCGAGGATCAACGCCGGCAGAACGCCAACCAGGCCCTGGCCCAGCAGATCGATCAGGCTTACACCGAGTACCAGCGCTGGGCGCGCCTCGATGCCCTGATCGGCTCGGCCACCGGCGACCGCTTCCGCAAGCTGGCCCAGGCCTACAACCTCGACTTGCTGGTGCACCACGCCAATGCCCAACTGCGGCAACTGGTGCGCCGCTACCGGCTCAAGCGTGGCGGCAGCATGCTCGGGCTGCTGGTGATGGACACGGAAATGGGCGATGAACTGCGCTCGGTGCATTCGTTGTCCGGCGGCGAAACCTTCCTGGTCTCCCTCGCCTTGGCCTTGGGCCTGGCCTCGATGACGTCCAGCACGCTGAAAATTGAATCGCTGTTCATCGACGAAGGCTTCGGTAGCCTCGACCCCGAATCGCTGCAACTGGCGATGGACGCCCTCGACGGACTGCAGGCCCAGGGCCGCAAGGTCGCGGTGATCTCCCACGTGCAGGAAATGCACGAGCGGATCCCGGTGCAGATCCAGGTCCGGCGCCAGGGCAACGGACTGAGCACAGTGGAGGTGAAATGA
- a CDS encoding exonuclease SbcCD subunit D C-terminal domain-containing protein: protein MRLFHTSDWHLGQNLHGQERDFEHACFLDWLLRQLTHEKPDVLLIAGDIFDTVNPPVKAQERLYDFIVSAHEQNANLTLVMIAGNHDSGSRIELPAPLMRRLRTHALGRVLWLDDGQLDVERLLLPLPDAKGKVKAWCLALPFLRPAEVTGAQLGDDYLRGIGQVHEWLIAAANSKRKKGQALIAISHAHMAGGSVSEDSERSLIIGNAEALPASLFGPSISYVALGHLHKPQKVNGEERIRYSGSPIPLSFSEIGYQHQILDITLDGEALVKVEPRLIPRAVNLQRLGPAPLADLLGQLKDLPDIDLLADVQRQPWLEVRVRLDEPQPDLRHQVETALQGKAVRLVRIAAEYAGNGGSGSADDGSALVELDQLSPQELFSRAWQDTYGNEVDEQTLKDFAVLLQDVQMESEQP, encoded by the coding sequence TTGCGTCTGTTTCACACCTCCGACTGGCACCTGGGGCAAAACCTGCACGGCCAGGAACGCGATTTCGAACACGCCTGCTTCCTCGACTGGCTGCTGCGTCAGCTGACCCACGAAAAACCCGACGTGCTGCTGATCGCCGGCGACATCTTCGACACCGTCAACCCGCCGGTCAAAGCCCAGGAGCGGCTGTACGATTTCATCGTCAGCGCCCATGAGCAAAACGCCAACCTCACCCTCGTGATGATCGCCGGCAACCACGACTCCGGCTCGCGTATCGAATTGCCTGCGCCGCTGATGCGACGCCTGCGCACCCACGCCCTGGGCCGGGTGCTGTGGCTGGACGACGGCCAATTGGATGTCGAGCGCCTGTTGTTGCCATTGCCCGATGCCAAGGGCAAGGTCAAGGCGTGGTGCCTGGCCCTGCCGTTCCTGCGCCCTGCCGAAGTCACCGGCGCACAACTGGGCGACGACTACCTGCGAGGCATCGGCCAGGTGCATGAGTGGCTGATCGCCGCGGCCAACAGCAAGCGCAAGAAGGGCCAGGCGCTGATCGCCATCAGTCATGCGCACATGGCCGGCGGTTCGGTGTCCGAGGATTCCGAGCGCAGCCTGATCATCGGCAACGCCGAGGCCCTGCCCGCCAGCCTGTTCGGCCCGAGCATCAGCTACGTCGCCCTCGGCCACTTGCACAAGCCGCAGAAGGTCAACGGTGAAGAGCGTATCCGCTACAGCGGTTCGCCGATCCCGCTGTCATTTTCGGAGATCGGTTATCAGCATCAGATCCTCGACATCACCCTGGACGGCGAGGCCCTGGTCAAGGTCGAGCCGCGCCTGATCCCACGAGCCGTCAACCTGCAACGCCTGGGCCCGGCGCCGCTGGCCGATCTGCTGGGGCAACTCAAGGACCTGCCCGACATCGACCTGCTGGCCGATGTCCAGCGCCAACCCTGGCTGGAAGTGCGGGTGCGCCTCGATGAACCGCAGCCAGACCTGCGTCACCAGGTTGAAACCGCACTGCAAGGCAAGGCCGTACGCCTGGTGCGGATCGCCGCCGAGTACGCCGGCAACGGTGGCTCCGGCAGTGCCGATGACGGCAGCGCACTGGTGGAGCTGGATCAACTCAGCCCGCAGGAGTTGTTCAGCCGCGCCTGGCAGGACACCTACGGCAACGAAGTGGACGAACAGACCCTCAAGGACTTTGCCGTGCTGTTGCAAGACGTGCAGATGGAGAGCGAGCAACCATGA